The DNA sequence GACCAATAATTTcctagagagctacagatctgcagagCTAATCAATACACAGTGGTGATATAGTGTAGACCAATAATTTcctagagagctacagatctgcagagCTAATCAATACACAGTGACGATATGGTGTAGGTAAACAGCTCACCATTCCCTGACTGATTGTCATCTTAATTATCAAGGCCTCGGCTGCCCCGGCACCATAGTACAGTCGCAACAGCTTCCGActctaaaaacaaaatgtggtaGTTTGTCAGCACATCCTAATTTTGCAAATTGACAATAGTCATGGGGTTATAaataactatttcaaaattttcatcacACATATGTAGACACACAAGTTTATGCACATGGGTAACTTCAAACGTACATGAACTGCTTTTTCTATTAACTGCAATTATTGCCTTTATATCTACTGTGACCCTTCTTATTACTAGTACATCCATTCTCATCATTCTTGTGTATTAAAGTTATCAAGGTAAATATTCTTCTATCAATAAAGATAAGAGTTTGACACAAACATATAAACTGAGACACAAGAATGGGTTCCAGTTTATAAACTGAGACATACACTGTAAGAATGGGTTCCAGTTTATAAACTGAGACATACACTGTAAGAATGGGTTCCAGTTTATAAACTGAGACATACACTGTAAGAATGGGTTCCAGTTTATAAACTGAGACATACATTGTAAGAATGGGATCCAGTTTGGTCATAAGCATTAATTTTTAATAACTAGGTAAAACATATCATATGGTATTTCATATCTTGTCATTCAAACAACTTTAGATACAATGACTCATGGTCAGTCTATTCtaaaatacacatacaatgATATGGGCATCTGCAtataaatgcatatacatgtacatataattatatcacAGGTGCTTGATGTTATAATAAAACTTAACAGCCTTTCTGTAAACAAACCTATACACAGTTATTAATAATTTATTCACAGAAAGACAGATCAGTTTTACtataattcaaaatgtcaaGTCCCTGTGAATTATGTTAAAAGTCATTTTTTTAACACCTATACTTGTGCAAAACCCTTCTTCTAGTGACACCACGAAAATTTGCTCGAAGTGAAAAAGTGCAACTCGAAATAAAATGTCTACACACTGGGAGAAAGTCTAATGTGAACATGATTTATTGCATCAGAATACAAATGGCGTGGAACAAGATCTTGTAAGTTATGATTTCCTCCCTCATTGATTTCATTAATTAATACTACatgttaataaattataaagagaaTATTGTCTAGACAACAGACTACATACAGAATATTGTCTAAACAACAGATAACAAAGAGAATATTGTCTAGACAACAGGTTACATACAGAATATTGTCTAGACAACagattacaaagaaaatattgtctAGACAACAGATTATGTAGAGAATATTGTCTAgacaacaaagaaaatattgtctAGACAACAGATTACGTAGAGAATATTGTCTAGACAACAGATTACATAAAGAATATTATCTAGACAACAGATTACATACAGAATATTGTCTAGACAACatattacaaagaaaatattgtctAGACAACAGATTATGTAGAGAATATTGTctagaaaacaaagaaaatattgtctAGACAACAGATTACGTAGAGAATATTGTCTAGACAACAGATAACATACAGAATATTGTCTAGACAACAGATTACATACAGAATATTGTCTAGGTATCAGATTACGTAGAGAATATTGTCTAGACAACAGATTACAAAGAGAATATTGTCTAGACAACAGATTACAAAGAGAATATTGTCTATATAACAGATTACATACAGAATATTGTCTAGACAACAGATTACATACAGAATATTATCTAGACAACAGATTACATACAGAATATTGTCTAGACAACATATTACAAAGAGAATATTGTTTAGACAACAGATAACATACAGAATATTGTCTAGACAACAGATCACATACAGAATATTGTCTAGACATCAGATTACGTAGAGAATATTGTCTAGACAACAGATTACAAAGAGAATATTGTCTAGACAACAGATTACAAAGAGAATATTGTCTATATAACAGATTACATACAGAATATTGTCTAGACAACAGATAACATACAGAATATTGTCTAGACAACAGATTACGTACAGAATATTGTCTAGACAACAGGTTACATACAGAATATTGTCTAGACAACATATTACATACAGAATATTGTCTAGACAACATATTACAGAGAGAATATTGTCTAGACAACATATTACTTACAGAATATTGTCTAGACAACATATTACGTACAGAATATTGTCTAGACAACAGATTACGTACAGAATATTGTCTAGACAACAGATTACATACAGAATATTGTCTAGACAACAGATTACATACAGAATATTGTCTAGATTACAACTATGACATGGACACACTGCCAACAGAATGTTgaactagtacatgtatctacctttTTGTTGTAGCAGCGTATGAGTCGATCGTAGGATGCACTAAATAGCTGGTCGCCATGGGTACAAACACACGAGACAATCCCAGCAGCTTCTGTATAAGTCCAGAGAAGCTCTCCTGTCTGTGATCAATttaagatgttatttaaatcaCGTCATAGTATTCTACTGATAATCATTTACAGAATGCTCAACAGGATTTTACGATAATTTTCACAGGAGCAGTCTTTAATACCGGGATTAAAATACCGACATATTTTcctctatataaaaaaaagaatataaaatcatCTTACTGATATGCTGTGTTCCATCACAGTTTTGTCCCCTGATCCACTAAACACCAGATGATCATCAACCTTAAACAGAGATTTCACATATCTTCTATAACAGACTTTTCTATCGTTAGTTACATAGAACTTATCATCAATGCTGGCGTTCTGAGAAACACACATACTATACAGATCCATCTTGATACATACATTTACTGAATATTGTCTATGCATGACTGACCAGTTAGTCCTAGCTCTCTGgggtcacccccccccccacccccccccccccgggccgCTATAAGTTACAACTACCAGCCAGGCACTCTAAGAGGCTGTATACAAGCCCTCTCAGCACAACAAGCCCAACCAGTTTCAATGATGGTCCTTCTCAAACCatgaattatcattttttgTAGGTTTATGCACAATTACCAAAGAGATTTAATACAGTTAATTCTCGAATTATAGCCACTCAATTCAttgccattttcgttataacacCGCATTTTTCTAAGAAGGTTTTTCCTATTCATTAAAATTCTCATTAAAACGCCAAATTTGCTATTGCCATGCCATTTGCTACGGTGTTTTTATAACAAAAGTCTTTTTCAAAGTGTTAATGATCTCGATAAATTGCCATGAGTGTGCGTGATCAGTGATGTGGAAATTTTGGTCAATATCAATCACCGGAGTACGCCTGGCAGAAGGATCCCAGTATTAGATAAACAAGATAATCACTTCACATGAACTGTTGTCTTGTTGTTTTTacattaaagaaaaatatttcagtttagcTATGGCTTCCCCACGACAGAGATTTCTGTTGACTTTCAAAGAAAATAAGCAAATTATTACATACCACGGAAACCATCCGAAATGTACACAACAAAAAATCACTaattattttactgttttatgggaaaagtcCATAAAAAGGAGGACAATAGGTGATATTTTGGCTGCAAAGGGTGAAATACTCATTGGTGTTCATCCAGTTAATGACAGCTCGCCTGCCAGGGAACAGCCATGTGGTGCACTAATATACCGACACTGGACAAGGTTTTAAATAACTTGAAACATACTGTGTATATGTGtcttgtttgtgtattgttttgaaatgaagctTTATTATTAATAGAACTATTTTAATCAAGTTggaaaatttggggggaaaaatTACAAGATATTTTTACATTAAGTTTGTATgtaaaggaaagataactcttacatatacaaGAATAGCAAGTCTTTTACCCCAAGGAAATTCAATTCATTGTCAAATTCGCTATAACGccataaattcaaaagaacaaaaGATGGCAGTTTATCAAGAGTTGACTGTAgttactgtaacagttttagaTACTTGCTGCACAGTTGGCGTTAACTGTTTGTTATGCTATTCATGACCACTAAATGTCATGTATTGATCAGTATTTGACATTTATAAAGACCTGTACAATCCATGACTGTGAGTGGGATCTATagtgtaacaagacctttcacTTCTCACTTTCACGATTATGAAGTATCTGTCAGCAGGATCTACATTTTCTCAGTTTCACGATTATACAGTACCTGCAGAGAGAATGGAGTTCTGGTGTGTCCCTCCAACATCCTGATCAGTAAGCCTGTGTTGCTGTCATACACATAAATGATGGCATCAAATGAGGCCACCAGAATGACTCTTCTAACACCCTCTGTGGCCGAACAAATCCGACTTATTGACCGGTCTGCACAGTGAAATGTGTCTAATACTTTGTcattctacaaaaaaaaaaaaattcacatgcGGTCAAGAAATGGCTTGAATTGTCTGAAGACAGTCATGTTCTTATGACCCCTTTGGTATCCATGATTGTGAATAAAGGAAAGTGCAGTTGAACTTTCGCATCTCGAACAtcgatatcttgaataccatTGAAAGTCCcaactacatgtactagtacattttctttaaacttttaaaactcAATACTGTGAACCCTCATATAACTCAAAAGTTTTCATTTGCCCCAAGTTCAAAATAACAAGATTTAATTGTATTACTGAAATCAATGTACAACTCCACAGTTTAATCAGTCTTTTCACTATCAAATTTGATCTATACTGTCCactgtttaaaaaacaagaggcccacaggccttatcagtcacctgaatactagtgaaaaagtatcactacttccatgggctatgaaatctagaaaaaaattcctgttctgaatatctaagctaaattctaatgttcagcaacagtataaaacaagatgtgttcttaaaacttcacagtcctcaaaagtgcatacactgatgaaaggctttaaataataggtgtattaacattaaaatatcaaaagatatgactaatttggactcatcctaaagtcataaccctgggttgtgaaattcaccattttttgtacatccttttctgcttttcctaagtatgcatttagattttatacagtatcagcaaacttacacataatactatatactaagtttggcaccaccctggggtcaaaacccttactctggggaaaatcaaatttacaattttagtaaaagactacctgctctatccatttagtttcaatttagtatcaaaagcactaaagaaaatgttatttaagtgttttacacataaacactatataacaagtttggccccgccctggggtcagaaatcatacccctgggatcatgaaatttacaattttggtagaggccttcctgctctacatcactatgcatttagtttttcttacaggtgtgtggttcttgagaagaagatttttttaaattggtcatttttgggcagtttttgccttgcccctaaggtcccaggggtgcaggaatcctgaaatttacaatttatgttccccttgttccaaatatgtttcataccaaatttgaaaagaattggaatgatagttatcaagaagaagttaaaaatgtctattgttcacacatttaataactgaccattttggtcccaccctgataccaaaacccttacccctggaataatcaaatttacaattttggtaaaggactacctgttctttctaaatatctatttactttcaatttagtatcaatagcattaaagaagatgtaatttaagtgttttagatataaacactatataacaagtttggccccgccctggggtcagaatccctacccagggtatcatgaaatttacaattttggtataggccttcctgctctacatcactatgcatttagtttttcttatatgtgtgtggttcttgagaagaagatttttgaaaattggtcaatttggggcagtttttgccccacccctagggccccaggggtgctgaagtcctgaaatttacaatttatgtccctcttaTCCCaatgatgtttcataccaaatttgaaaattggactggtagttattaaaaagaagttagaaatgttcaattgttaacgcatgactCACGACTGACGATGGatgaaaaccaattgcaataggtcacctgagtttactcaggtgacctaataaataTAACTCCTAGCCCTGACCTTCAATGACATAACAACAACTGTCCCGCAGTCTGTGCCCATATATAGATGTCCCCAGCTCTCACAAAAACACTGAGGCTTGCCTTCAGTTGCCTCCACTTTCAGTGGCTTCTTTGTCtgcaagaaaacaaaacaacaaaaataaaacggCTCCAAAATATGACACAAGACAGTACAAAAGGTCGTGGAGTGTTATTTGGTTGACAGAGTGCAGTCATACCTCGCAGCAGTACGAAAGGAGCATCATCTCAGAGGTTCCCACATAAagtctctttttttcttttgatacgAGTATACATAAAACATTGTAACTCATTGTGTTGAATTCAAAATTCAACTCTCCAGTCTGAAACAAAGAATTAAAGTTTTACTGATCACTGACGACCActaatttaaaactgaaatctAAAGCATTAATCCTAGATAGCTTCCTAACTCAACATTCTGTTGAAGTTATCCACAAGCAAGTCCTTGTTaagttacagtaaaacacacttataatgaaaaCACTTAAAATGAATTCGCGCTTATTGTGAAGAAATATATATTCCCCTATGAgagaaaaacaatgaaattttcattGGATATAATTTAGTTTGGTTATAAAGAACCGTTTTTCACTGCCCCTGGAGGTTCACTTtcactgtgttttactgtatgaatgaagtttggttataatgaactgtttttcactggccttggaggttcactataaccatgtcttactgtatataataatatgtttttcactggccctgGATATTCAATACAACTGTGTTTTGCTGTATTGATATTTTGGATGTGACTATTTATGATGCTAATTCAAAATCCTGCTGCATTAGGGGGGAAAATcctgatattacatgtatgagcctactatattacattacatgtatgagcctactacattacatgtatgagCCTACTatattacattacatgtatgagCCTACTatattacattacatgtatgagcctactatattacatgtatgagcctactatattacatgtatgagcctacttattacatgtatgagcctactatattacatgtatgagaCTACCAGCATACTAAAAAAAAGTTCAATTCTACtgtaaaaattattataaattcATCAGAATGAAATAGCACACCCATACCAGCAAGTTGAACCTCTTGATGATTTTTCCTTGATAGGAGACATAGAGGAAGTTTTCAAAGACATCCAAGCCCGAGATGATCTCCTTTGGCCCCTGGAATTGAACAGGTTCCCTGTGGAGGGACTGACAGGAGTCTTCTGGGATTTGTAGGGCAGACAGCCCAAGCGTGGACTTCATGTTTTCCACTGCCTTCCTAAAGTTTTCCATTACTTTTTTGTCTAAGGACAACCTTCAGAAATAgggtatatttataatatacaaGTCAAGTTTTACTGAATGtatcttttgaaatttacattgtatccttttttataaatatggaaatacatgtagtatgaggTAAAATATGCATTTGTTTATGTCCTTTGTGTTAATGTATTTCAATGCACACAAGTGTACTTTATAAAATGCTGATGCCATGATCATAACACTGTCAAATATTCTGATCTTTGTAGTTTAGCTGCGTGATATTCTGACCTCTCCCTCGCCTCCACTGCGAGCTGCCGATTGTCATCGGACTTGGAGACTAACTGCATGATATTCTCACCTCTTCCTCGCCTCCACTGCGAGCTGCCGATTGTCCTCAGACTTAGAGACTAATTACATGATATTCTCACCTCTCCTCCAATGCGAGCTGCCGATTGTCCTCGGACTTAGAGACTAACTATGTGATATTCTCACCTCTCCTTCGCCTCCACTGCGAGCTGCCGATTGTCCTCCGACTCCGTCTCTAACTGTACATCCTCCAGTAGACTCCTCTGCTGCTCCCCCGCTGTTCCTTCCTGTTTGATAAGTATCACTTGTTCTGTGTCCTCTGACCCTGTCTCTACAAGTCCTGCCTCCTCAGAGTCCAGACCCTCGGCCTTCAGGGCAGCTGGGATATTACTCAAGGACTGATATTAAAGAGAAGTATTATCATCCTTCATATAATATAAGTCATGTGACAGCATATCTGAATTTATATCaacttcaaaacaaaatatgtttgtgaaacactatgccCACAGTGGCAACAaagaaatgaaaggtcttgtcataaggaaacTCTTTACAATATATCATAGCCCTACCATAAAATATTACGGAGATATTGCCTAGCTTAACCTTTCTTAAAtctccaaggtcacaaggtcaacaaaaGTACCAAACGGTACATCATACACCAATCAGACAgtaatgacaaaatttcagtgcaatatttgtatccataatgagaaagagtccaggaaactatttgacctacttttagccctaaagtaggtcaagtgcaccaattaagctgaaatgcaaactgaatctgtatttctctgagaggaaggTTGTGACTACATTTCTGGGCAATACGTGTATCCGTAacgaaaaaaatctggaaaactgtttgacctacttttaaccctaaagtaggtcacagtgcaccaatccaactgaaatgcaaactaaatTTGTATTCCTccctccaagaggaagcttgagactatatctttatttgtaatgaaaaatgacctacttttagccttaaagcaggtcatggtgcaccaatccagctaaaTGCAAACTCTCTTAcgcttcttgagggagaaattgtgaccattTCAACAATGTACAGGCATCTGTTagggaaaaaagtccggaaaacatgaccttgGGTGGACAGCCAGCCCAACGCAGAGACAATCCCATAACATAATACTCCCCCTCTGACAACGGACATacaaaaattttggtactaaaagaaagttcttgtcacacggatccaatgcacatatgaaatatgaaagccctatcactcacttttcaaaagttatgagcaaggttaaagttttggacAAACTAGCAGAATGACAGAcaagataaaaacaatattcccCAGGTCTTCAATCTTGGAGCATAATCAGAAAGATATACACACTAAAAATGCATGCACATAAGCCTACTTTCTCACTACCTAATACTATGTCAGTCATCATGTCCTACTGAAACATAATGCATACTGCATAATTGGTGAATTCCACTTGATCTTCAACCTTTAAACCTTGACCTAACTGGAAGTGGCAAACTGCATAATGGCTTTATCAGTGAAgtaaacatgaaaggtgaagataaaaaacagtgatcaatctcataactcctataaacaatacaaaatagagagttggggaaacactGACCCCAAGTTTCCTTCTCATTCTGAAACCATGTTGTGACCAAGGCCCTGTTTACAGACAGAAAAGCAAACCAAAAATAATGTACCCTTAGATCTTCGATCTTTCAATATATCCAATTCAAAGTAATTAGGagaatattttctttctaaCACCTTACCTATTATTTTCTgaacaatttaaaatatctaaaaatttCTTTTGTAAGTCTATTGTACAAATAAAGTATGTTCAATATTCTGAAATCATAATCACAAACTCGAATTCAAAAACATGCCCTACACCACAAAAATATAACATGCATAATCtaacaaaaatacattaaaacaaacaaatcagcCTACAAAGCACATCTAAGACTGAATCCGATCACCAACCTTAAAAACTAGCTGTTGTTTAATGTCTGTCAGCTTGGGAACACTTTCCCCATCAGCTGAATTCCCTCCATCAGAGCTGGAGTCCAGAACATAGCCCTCCTTCTGTTTCCTCAATGAAATTCTGTCCCTCTCTTTCTTGGTCCGCAACTTCTTTCTGAATGGCGACAAACTCCTGCTCTCTTCTGCCACTGGAGCTGTTCGTTCCTCCTCCCTCCCGTGACGAATTTGTTGGCTTGCGGCCAATAGTGGACTGGAGTCCAGATTGAGGTTTTGGATTCCAGTGGAGCAGGATGTTACCATCCTGACAGGGGTGCAGCTGTCACTCAGCAGAGCTGGGTTTTCCTGTATAGTTCTATCACTCTGCTCACTGTCAGAGTCAGTATTTATCACAGTCACCTCACCTTGTTTTGACCCTTTCTTATTGAGATTCGCATACTGACGGATTTGTTCCCCTAGTGAGCAGTTGCTGTTAACACTTTCGTAATTAGAATCACTAGCATGTCCACTCCTGAGTCCTCTAATACGACGTGTCCCACTCTTGTTGTCCTTCTCCTTGCTGTCAGTATTTTGGGAAGCAGCGActgaagtttcacaactgtctGTCCTTCCCCCTTTAATGAGGGACTGGATGTGTTGGTAGGCATCAGAGTCTTTGTCCAGCACCATATAGGAGGGACCTTGATCTTGACCACTACCCTGACGATTGCCCAGCTGATTGAGGAATTCCTTACTGTCCACTCCTAGAGTCCCCACATATTGCATGTTGAACTTCTTTCCTTCATTTGCACTGTCATCACTCTCCCCTTTATTCTGACTCTCCTCAGACCTGAGAGAATCCTGCCTCTGTCGTCTCATGACATTCGCTAGAGGCTCGTCATCAGAGTCTATGGCCTCATTAAGATTAGAGGTTTTAATTAAGGAGTTCAGAGTAATGAATCCTGCATCCTTAAGGTCTGCACTGTGGGTTATACTCAAGCTGTTCCTGACATCAGAGCTCTCGGATCTCCTGTTGACAGGATTTGTGGTGGACTTCACAGGTTTAGGAGGAAGAGACTGAGTATCACTGCTGATTTTTGTTCCCTTGTTCAAGCCGTCTCCTGCTTTTGTTCTGGTGTCTTCCATAACCGACGATTTAAAACTGGCTGGCATTGTCGTGCCTCCTAAAGATCCATGTGTCACAGGATTATCTTCTTCTGGTTTCTTTTTAATAGAAGCAAAATCCCTAGGTAATCTGTTATCTGATTTATTCTCTGTCTCCATGGAAATAGCTTCCTTTTGAAGATTCGAAGACAAATTTCTCAACTGAGCAAGAATGGAATCAGAAGCATTGGTGTTAGGGTTAGCATGAACTGAGGAGTTAGCAGTGCCGAACGAAGAAGAAGCACAACCTTGTCTATCGCGTTCCGGCTCTAGACGCTGGTTACGATTCAAAACATTCAACAAAGTACTAGTGTGAGGGTCATTGTACGACGATACCTGAGGCTCAGAATTGTGTGAAGTTTGACTCAGAGTCACAGCCTTCCCACGATCCTCCCGCGCTGGGGCCCCGATCTGGTCTTCAAATTCTGACAGCTGGGGTGTGGACTGGCCTGATCTCTGTTGAAACTTGGCTTCTACAAAGTCATATTTGGCAGAGAGTACAGGTAAACAGAACAGGATACTGACTGTTATAAATCACAAAGGATTTTTAAtttgctcaatatttttttttgagaaGAGACGGGagtgatttaaaaattgatcttACCATGGAGTATTCTTAGCCTGCGTCCTCTCCACTTCTCATCTTCACTTTGTAACTGTGAAATACACTGAACTGTTACCCTCCACTccaagaatacatgtatttagagcaGACATGTAGTTTCCTGAGTAGGCTTTCTTTTTGCATAAAgcattcaatacatgtacatacattcaTGACAGAAACAAAATATTGCATGCTTagaataacaatttcataagCCTATACTGTAATTACCTATACGCAATTAATCAAAGTAAAATGTGTATAATTTTAGATTTATTGTTGACAGCTGATCTGAATACTAGAACTACATGtcattaaattcaaataaaattatacCTGATGTTTGAAATAGTTCTATATATTATCgtaaaattcattttcttttaacaGTGAAGCCACATCACAATTATTTAACAAACCCGCAGTTTTCTTTCATTGTATCTGTTGAGTTGTATCGTGGCTTCATCTATCACATTTCGAAAGTATTGTATAAATTGGTCTACTTCCGTAATTTCTTTCCGCAAGGCTTCTTCCTTAACACTGATGTCATACACTGTGTCAAACAAACTCTCTGTGGATCGGCCACTTTCTAGAGATGACATGGAACCTATAAAACAGGGACAACCATAGCATTCCAAAAATATCTTCCTCTGTCCGAAAtgatacactatatatacatacatgtacttataacaTTTATGGTTCAAGAAAACTTAAAAAGCACATCATTAATCAGTTTTTAGCCAAGAGAAAATTTCATTACACAAGAGTTTACAACACACTGTACCTGATAAAGTAGGAAGAGGTACATCCCCTTGTGTTGATGTCTTCTGAGGAAGTTGGTTTGAGAACTGGGGCATTCTGGGTAATGGAACAGCACTTGATGTAGACAATGTTTTTTCATTCTCTCCCAGACATGTGGTTGATGTTACAAGACCTGTTGTAATGTCTGGACTTGTGGAAGATATTTGGGCTGGTTTATCATATTCTGTATCCATGGGTTCACTTTTGACAATGACGGAGGTATGAGAGGAATGCTCACTCGGTTTCTGTGGTTGTGTGGTATCTGAGTCTTTCCTCCTCTTCTCTGTTATTCTCTTTTTGTCTGACTCTGTAGACATGGTTCTGGACCTTTCTTTTGAGCTACCCTTTAGGGTTTTGTCTGACTCCTGGTATTGATTTAGTGAGTCAGACTGAGATGCAATGCTATTCTTTCTCGAGTCtgattttttatcaattttctttGCTTTATCTGAAGACGACATCAATGCCATTTCTAGATCGTTAAGATCTGGTGTGGCATCTGCCTCCATAAGCTGAgcaatttgaatctgcacttctGGTGATAGTTCCTCTAATCTGAGTTCCTCAATTTTGCCATCTAAATCGTTATCATAACTCCCTGAGAGCTCAAGATTATAACGAGGCAGGGACAATTTCTTCTGTGATTGGGCATAGGATCTTAACATTCCTGCCAGTTGCTGTCTCTCTTTCCTTGACCTTGGAGAATTCACCATTTTTAACAAAGAGTCAGTGGTCAGTTTTTCTTTGGCAGACGATTTATTAACAGTGCCTTCTTTCCCTTTTCTTGTTTCACAGCTGTCAGGTTTTGTATCTTTCTTGCTGGGCTCCCTTACAGATGTTTCCTGGAGTCCTGTTTTGGATTTATTTGTTGATGTTTCTGATTTCTTGGCACTGCTCTTTGAGTCTTCCTTTCTGGAGTTTCTTTCCTTTCCTGAGGAACTCTGTAGCTTCTGTATCTCATTCACACTTTGCACACTTTTCTCAATATTCTGTCTTATTTTCTCGATTTCTTTGTTAGACTGACTTAACTTGGAAATACTGTTTTTCTCACTTCCAGTTCTGTTTTTGGCACTCGAGTCTACAGATTGTGTGGTT is a window from the Ostrea edulis chromosome 5, xbOstEdul1.1, whole genome shotgun sequence genome containing:
- the LOC125650472 gene encoding zinc finger protein 106-like isoform X2 translates to MDSIVLGNVSMDLDSSHEERAEHQCDFCHVSYTTDTELRDHQWSLMHHIKMEKQKKGSVHNCTLCFMTCANIIEYGKHLNEEKHKRAIEDYRRQKEEEDLLMGNGGILMAKIKEKEEMEKTKQQNKKKSNHGKGKVNGDNNLSDPDSSNKKKAIGKRRSDRLNQRMWGSGMGHQRSSSLPGRNADQRSRNFQWERQSHNDDLQVDSMTNNFQNPTWGTRNGHYGQMHQNHWDVNMGFQQGFNQFPDQNYQQSFYDNGQYYMYDNYERNGQGMYARGMRGNMFPDMNEAYYNDPNIPHELENSSGVPEKYIQWVEPSHGFQDNYSPRGRRTNRWSKNNTPRNSLRTDNFRGKSNQNADRKPSHSHGNQNNDGSGKDFKEIAKPKDKTEHSHTDIKLQVTDEVLQSTNCRLSPKSDRSTGSLRESRNRSESYEKGGTKRRRYNSPSHSTEQRRRQDKESKNTHIRFADDEDVSEKPVRFVDEADSTTSSADKEDLSSSSSGRNGGRLKEKKKGILKKKKKNGVKGSPPGSPKRSSKKGEKGGEGVLEKAEKLCKELREKREKAKLERERKMKAEQKEKLENINQELKTLSDKSKEYVKGHISAEETTQSVDSSAKNRTGSEKNSISKLSQSNKEIEKIRQNIEKSVQSVNEIQKLQSSSGKERNSRKEDSKSSAKKSETSTNKSKTGLQETSVREPSKKDTKPDSCETRKGKEGTVNKSSAKEKLTTDSLLKMVNSPRSRKERQQLAGMLRSYAQSQKKLSLPRYNLELSGSYDNDLDGKIEELRLEELSPEVQIQIAQLMEADATPDLNDLEMALMSSSDKAKKIDKKSDSRKNSIASQSDSLNQYQESDKTLKGSSKERSRTMSTESDKKRITEKRRKDSDTTQPQKPSEHSSHTSVIVKSEPMDTEYDKPAQISSTSPDITTGLVTSTTCLGENEKTLSTSSAVPLPRMPQFSNQLPQKTSTQGDVPLPTLSGSMSSLESGRSTESLFDTVYDISVKEEALRKEITEVDQFIQYFRNVIDEATIQLNRYNERKLRLQSEDEKWRGRRLRILHEAKFQQRSGQSTPQLSEFEDQIGAPAREDRGKAVTLSQTSHNSEPQKPEEDNPVTHGSLGGTTMPASFKSSVMEDTRTKAGDGLNKGTKISSDTQSLPPKPVKSTTNPVNRRSESSDVRNSLSITHSADLKDAGFITLNSLIKTSNLNEAIDSDDEPLANVMRRQRQDSLRSEESQNKGESDDSANEGKKFNMQYVGTLGVDSKEFLNQLGNRQGSGQDQGPSYMVLDKDSDAYQHIQSLIKGGRTDSCETSVAASQNTDSKEKDNKSGTRRIRGLRSGHASDSNYESVNSNCSLGEQIRQYANLNKKGSKQGEVTVINTDSDSEQSDRTIQENPALLSDSCTPVRMVTSCSTGIQNLNLDSSPLLAASQQIRHGREEERTAPVAEESRSLSPFRKKLRTKKERDRISLRKQKEGYVLDSSSDGGNSADGESVPKLTDIKQQLVFKSLSNIPAALKAEGLDSEEAGLVETGSEDTEQVILIKQEGTAGEQQRSLLEDVQLETESEDNRQLAVEAKERLSLDKKVMENFRKAVENMKSTLGLSALQIPEDSCQSLHREPVQFQGPKEIISGLDVFENFLYVSYQGKIIKRFNLLTGELNFEFNTMSYNVLCILVSKEKKRLYVGTSEMMLLSYCCETKKPLKVEATEGKPQCFCESWGHLYMGTDCGTVVVMSLKNDKVLDTFHCADRSISRICSATEGVRRVILVASFDAIIYVYDSNTGLLIRMLEGHTRTPFSLQVDDHLVFSGSGDKTVMEHSISTGELLWTYTEAAGIVSCVCTHGDQLFSASYDRLIRCYNKKSRKLLRLYYGAGAAEALIIKMTISQGMLITGNRTGLVEAVPISEQNHTCQCSECDFVFASRTHLVYHVVHDHVISKVRPSKKTPCPWKNCKEKFQSTSPKEVIEEHIIVHAYS